The proteins below come from a single Tachypleus tridentatus isolate NWPU-2018 chromosome 13, ASM421037v1, whole genome shotgun sequence genomic window:
- the LOC143239198 gene encoding eclosion hormone-like → MNMCPVYIQLVVFVFLTVASEGVVSRSVGTCVVNCGQCKKMYGGYFMGQQCAEECIISRGQRLPDCNDPNSIGRYLHRLF, encoded by the exons ATGAACATGTGTCCTGTCTACATACAACTGGTTGTATTTGTCTTTCTAACCGTGGCATCAGAAGGCGTTGTTTCAAGATCTGTTGGAACGTGCGTTGT aaactgtggtcagtgtaagaaaatgtacGGAGGATACTTTATGGGTCAGCAGTGTGCCGAAGAATGTATCATTTCGCGTGGACAACGACTGCCTGATTGCAACGATCCAAACTCGATAGGGCGTTACCTTCATCGACTGTTCTAA